One Paenibacillus sp. J23TS9 DNA segment encodes these proteins:
- the purL gene encoding phosphoribosylformylglycinamidine synthase subunit PurL, with protein MAQQVSAKEPTAEQIAEQKIYQQFGVSDSEYELICSFMGRQPNYTEIGVFSVMWSEHCAYKNSKPLLRRFPTSGPRVLMGPGEGAGIVDIGDNQAVVFKIESHNHPSAVEPYQGAATGVGGIIRDIFSMGARPVALLNSLRFGKLESDRVKYLFEHVVSGIAGYGNCIGIPTVAGEVMFDNSYDGNPLVNAMCVGLIDHDKIQRGVAKGVGNPVFYVGPPTGRDGIHGATFASVELSEESEAKKTAVQVGDPFMEKLVMESCLELIDTGIVLGIQDMGAAGLTCSSSEMASKAGNGLELYLDQVPQREEGMTPYEMMLSESQERMLFVVEPKDEAQAMEIFERWGVICAKVGKVTDDGRLKLFHHGDLVGDMPVQALVDECPVYEKPSSVPSYYVENEKVDTLRYDEVKDLGGALKTVLASPTVASKAWVYNQYDYMVRTSTAVRPGSDAAVITINGTRKGLAMTTDCNGRYVYLDPEVGGKIAVSEAARNIVCTGAEPLAITDNLNFGSPEKPDIFWQMERAVDGMAEACRVLDTPVIGGNVSLYNENAGGAIYPTPVVGMVGLLHDTDHITTQGFKQEGDVIFLLGETKAELGGSELQYAVHGVTEGRPPVLDLDTEKKLLSGVLGAIQSGLVQSAHDLSEGGLAVALAESCISGSLGASVSISTTLRHDLALFSESQSRILLSAAKDQADKLQAYLTEQGVPVTLIGSVGGESLVVDINDAPALNESVKGLRQVWEDAIPCLMK; from the coding sequence ATGGCACAGCAAGTGTCCGCTAAGGAACCGACCGCAGAGCAAATTGCGGAGCAGAAAATATATCAGCAGTTTGGCGTGTCCGATAGTGAATATGAGCTGATCTGTTCGTTTATGGGACGTCAGCCTAACTATACAGAGATCGGTGTATTCAGCGTGATGTGGTCCGAGCACTGCGCATACAAAAACTCGAAGCCGCTTCTGCGCCGCTTTCCGACCAGCGGACCCCGTGTATTAATGGGTCCTGGCGAAGGTGCAGGCATCGTTGATATTGGCGACAATCAGGCTGTTGTTTTCAAAATCGAGAGTCATAACCACCCTTCAGCAGTAGAGCCTTACCAAGGTGCGGCGACGGGGGTTGGCGGTATTATCCGTGATATTTTCTCGATGGGTGCAAGACCTGTTGCGCTGCTGAACTCCCTGCGCTTCGGCAAACTGGAGAGCGACCGCGTGAAATATTTATTCGAGCATGTCGTATCCGGGATTGCGGGATATGGCAACTGTATCGGTATTCCGACGGTAGCGGGCGAAGTGATGTTCGACAACAGCTATGATGGAAATCCGCTTGTGAACGCGATGTGTGTAGGCCTCATCGATCATGATAAAATCCAGCGCGGCGTAGCCAAAGGTGTGGGCAACCCCGTATTCTACGTGGGTCCACCTACCGGCCGTGACGGTATTCATGGTGCGACATTTGCCTCGGTTGAGCTGAGTGAGGAGTCTGAAGCGAAGAAAACCGCGGTACAGGTCGGCGATCCGTTCATGGAAAAGCTCGTGATGGAATCCTGTCTGGAATTGATTGATACCGGCATCGTGCTGGGTATTCAGGATATGGGCGCAGCAGGTCTGACCTGCTCCAGTTCGGAAATGGCGAGTAAAGCAGGCAACGGTCTAGAGCTTTATCTGGATCAGGTTCCGCAGCGAGAAGAAGGCATGACGCCTTATGAAATGATGTTATCCGAGTCGCAGGAACGGATGTTGTTCGTTGTGGAGCCGAAGGATGAAGCGCAAGCAATGGAAATCTTTGAACGCTGGGGTGTTATCTGCGCCAAGGTTGGTAAAGTAACGGATGATGGTCGTCTGAAGCTGTTCCATCACGGTGATCTGGTTGGTGACATGCCGGTACAGGCGCTCGTGGATGAGTGTCCTGTCTATGAGAAGCCATCAAGTGTTCCAAGTTATTACGTGGAAAATGAGAAAGTAGACACCCTCCGTTATGACGAAGTGAAGGACCTGGGCGGCGCCCTGAAGACGGTACTGGCTTCTCCGACGGTTGCAAGCAAAGCATGGGTGTACAATCAATATGACTATATGGTCCGCACCAGTACGGCGGTGCGTCCGGGCTCCGACGCGGCGGTAATTACAATTAACGGCACGCGCAAAGGCCTCGCGATGACGACGGATTGCAATGGACGTTATGTATATCTGGACCCTGAGGTTGGCGGCAAAATCGCAGTCAGCGAAGCGGCGCGCAATATTGTCTGCACAGGTGCAGAGCCGCTCGCGATTACGGATAACCTGAATTTCGGCAGTCCGGAAAAACCGGATATTTTCTGGCAAATGGAACGTGCAGTCGATGGTATGGCGGAAGCATGCCGGGTGCTGGATACGCCGGTAATCGGCGGAAATGTCAGCCTGTACAATGAAAATGCAGGTGGAGCCATTTACCCGACTCCGGTTGTAGGCATGGTTGGATTGCTGCATGACACAGACCACATTACTACCCAGGGCTTCAAACAAGAAGGCGATGTCATTTTCCTGCTGGGCGAAACCAAGGCTGAGCTGGGCGGAAGCGAGCTTCAATATGCGGTTCATGGCGTAACGGAAGGCCGTCCGCCAGTGCTCGACCTGGATACGGAGAAAAAGCTGCTATCAGGCGTACTTGGTGCGATCCAAAGCGGCTTGGTACAATCAGCGCATGATCTGTCCGAGGGTGGACTCGCCGTTGCACTGGCAGAGTCCTGCATTAGCGGCTCGCTGGGTGCGAGCGTGTCCATCAGCACGACGCTCCGCCATGATCTGGCACTCTTCAGCGAATCGCAGTCGCGTATCTTGCTGTCTGCTGCCAAGGATCAAGCGGACAAGCTCCAAGCATATCTGACTGAGCAGGGCGTCCCGGTGACGTTGATCGGCTCTGTCGGCGGCGAGAGTCTGGTGGTAGATATCAACGACGCGCCGGCATTGAATGAATCGGTCAAAGGGCTGCGTCAAGTCTGGGAGGATGCGATTCCATGTCTCATGAAATAG
- the purQ gene encoding phosphoribosylformylglycinamidine synthase subunit PurQ, with the protein MKFAVLVFPGSNCDIDCYKAVEEAIGEPVDYVWHTATDLSAYDCILVPGGFSYGDYLRCGAISRFAPVMNEVSKAAEEGKYILGICNGFQILTEAGLLPGALMRNTSMKFRCHDTALQVVNNQTPFTNDFDLNEEIVIPIAHGEGNYYCDEETLKQLQQNNQIVFTYKDNPNGSLADIAGICNERGNVVGMMPHPERAVNDLLGSADGKRMFTSILKAWRDTHGTASVR; encoded by the coding sequence ATGAAATTTGCAGTTCTCGTCTTTCCGGGCTCCAACTGTGATATTGACTGCTACAAAGCGGTGGAAGAAGCAATTGGAGAGCCTGTCGATTACGTGTGGCATACAGCTACCGACCTTTCCGCATATGACTGTATTTTGGTTCCAGGCGGGTTTTCTTATGGCGACTATTTACGCTGCGGGGCGATTTCCCGTTTTGCTCCGGTCATGAATGAAGTGTCCAAGGCTGCAGAAGAAGGCAAATATATTCTTGGCATCTGTAATGGTTTTCAGATTTTGACGGAAGCGGGTCTTCTCCCTGGGGCGCTGATGCGCAACACATCCATGAAATTCCGCTGTCATGATACTGCACTTCAGGTGGTTAACAATCAAACGCCATTCACGAATGATTTTGACCTGAATGAGGAAATTGTCATCCCGATCGCACATGGCGAGGGCAATTACTACTGCGACGAAGAGACGCTGAAGCAGCTTCAGCAGAACAACCAGATCGTATTTACGTATAAGGATAATCCGAACGGCTCTCTGGCCGATATTGCAGGCATCTGCAATGAGCGGGGAAATGTCGTTGGCATGATGCCGCATCCGGAGCGGGCCGTGAACGACCTGCTGGGCTCAGCAGACGGAAAACGCATGTTTACATCAATCCTGAAGGCTTGGAGGGATACCCATGGCACAGCAAGTGTCCGCTAA
- the purS gene encoding phosphoribosylformylglycinamidine synthase subunit PurS has protein sequence MLKATVYVTIKQGVLDPQGVAVQGALHSMGFQEVESLRIGKYMELSLNTDDRAEAERQVKQMCEKLLANTVVEDYRYELEG, from the coding sequence ATGTTGAAAGCTACGGTCTATGTCACAATTAAGCAGGGCGTACTTGATCCGCAAGGTGTTGCGGTACAAGGAGCGCTGCATTCGATGGGGTTTCAGGAAGTCGAAAGTTTGCGTATCGGAAAATATATGGAGCTTAGCCTGAACACGGATGATCGTGCTGAGGCGGAGCGCCAGGTTAAACAGATGTGCGAAAAGCTTTTGGCGAACACGGTGGTTGAGGATTACCGTTACGAATTGGAGGGCTAA
- a CDS encoding phosphoribosylaminoimidazolesuccinocarboxamide synthase produces MTSPAVSTAVELVDAPLLYKGKVRELYDLGEHVLIVVTDRISAFDYVLDPAVPEKGNVLNRLSAFWFEQTRELMENHVVHTDVDQLGNIAKDKALLKDRIMVVRKAQRIDMECVVRGYITGGGWRQYQTSGEVNGIHLPEGIRKNEPFPEPIFTPAAKNDVGHDEDISMEQMKSMIGDELALELQEKSLKLYGFARDYCAERGIILADCKFEFGILDGRVILIDEIFTPDSSRFWAKENYALDIEIDSMDKEPVRTYLASTSWDKNSQPDPLPAEVVEETTRRYVDIYRRLTEQV; encoded by the coding sequence ATGACATCACCGGCCGTATCCACTGCTGTGGAACTTGTTGATGCGCCGCTGCTTTATAAGGGCAAGGTACGTGAGCTGTATGATTTGGGGGAACATGTGCTGATCGTCGTCACAGACCGGATTTCCGCATTTGATTATGTGCTGGATCCGGCCGTTCCGGAGAAAGGGAATGTTCTGAACCGGCTTAGCGCCTTCTGGTTCGAACAGACCCGCGAGCTGATGGAAAACCACGTGGTTCACACCGATGTGGATCAATTGGGAAATATCGCAAAGGACAAAGCGCTATTGAAGGACCGGATCATGGTGGTCCGCAAGGCGCAGCGTATCGATATGGAATGCGTGGTCAGAGGCTACATCACCGGGGGCGGCTGGAGACAGTATCAAACCTCGGGAGAAGTGAATGGAATCCATCTGCCGGAGGGCATTCGTAAAAATGAGCCTTTCCCGGAGCCGATCTTCACACCTGCCGCGAAAAACGACGTCGGTCACGACGAAGACATTTCCATGGAGCAAATGAAGTCGATGATCGGTGACGAGCTCGCGTTAGAGCTTCAGGAGAAAAGCCTTAAGTTGTATGGTTTTGCCCGGGATTACTGCGCGGAACGCGGCATTATTCTAGCGGACTGCAAGTTCGAATTCGGCATCCTGGATGGCCGGGTGATCCTGATTGATGAAATCTTTACACCTGATTCTTCACGCTTCTGGGCGAAGGAGAATTACGCTTTGGATATCGAAATCGACAGCATGGATAAAGAGCCGGTCCGCACCTATCTGGCTTCTACGTCATGGGACAAGAACAGCCAGCCGGATCCGCTTCCCGCGGAAGTGGTGGAAGAAACGACCCGCCGCTATGTGGATATTTACCGCAGATTGACGGAGCAAGTGTAA
- the purB gene encoding adenylosuccinate lyase, which translates to MIERYSRPEMRAIWTEENKFKAWLEVELCACEAWAELGVIPKEDTKLLRENATFDIQRINEIEQETRHDVIAFTRTVSESLGQERKWVHYGLTSTDVVDTALGYLLRQANEIIEQDLIRFIEILKDKAIAYKDTPMMGRTHGVHAEPTTFGLKMALWYEEMKRNLERFRHAAKGVEFGKISGAVGTYANIDPFVEEFVCKKLGTSPAPISTQTLQRDRHAEYMATLALIATSMDKFATEIRALQKSEVREVEEAFAKGQKGSSAMPHKRNPIGCENISGLSRVIRGHMVTAFEDVALWHERDISHSSVERIILPDATMLLNYMLNRFGNIVKNLTVFPENMKRNMGRTFGVPFSGRVMTKLIDKGFSREQAYDTVQPRAMQAWEEQRQFRDIVESTPEITEALSAEDIEDAFNPSWHLKHVDTIFKKLGLI; encoded by the coding sequence ATGATCGAACGTTATAGCAGACCGGAAATGCGGGCCATCTGGACCGAGGAGAATAAATTCAAGGCTTGGCTTGAAGTAGAATTATGCGCTTGTGAAGCATGGGCGGAGCTCGGAGTCATTCCGAAGGAAGATACGAAGCTGCTTCGTGAGAATGCCACATTTGATATTCAGCGCATTAATGAAATTGAACAGGAAACGCGTCATGACGTAATTGCTTTTACCCGTACCGTGTCCGAAAGCCTTGGACAGGAACGCAAATGGGTGCATTACGGCCTGACTTCCACCGACGTGGTAGACACAGCTCTTGGTTATCTTTTGCGCCAGGCGAATGAAATTATTGAACAGGATTTGATCCGTTTCATCGAAATCCTGAAGGACAAAGCTATTGCCTACAAGGATACGCCGATGATGGGCCGCACGCATGGTGTGCATGCCGAACCGACAACCTTCGGACTGAAAATGGCGTTGTGGTATGAGGAAATGAAGCGTAATCTGGAGCGTTTCCGCCATGCGGCCAAAGGCGTGGAGTTCGGAAAAATCTCCGGCGCAGTCGGCACCTATGCGAATATCGATCCGTTTGTTGAGGAATTCGTATGCAAGAAGCTTGGAACCAGCCCGGCTCCAATATCTACACAAACGCTGCAGCGTGATCGTCATGCCGAATACATGGCGACACTCGCGCTGATCGCAACTTCGATGGATAAATTCGCGACTGAAATCCGCGCCCTGCAAAAGAGTGAGGTTCGCGAGGTGGAAGAGGCTTTTGCCAAGGGTCAAAAGGGCTCCTCGGCGATGCCGCATAAACGCAATCCGATCGGCTGCGAGAATATCTCCGGTCTTTCCCGCGTGATCCGCGGACATATGGTAACGGCATTCGAAGACGTGGCACTCTGGCACGAACGCGACATTTCGCATTCCTCCGTGGAACGGATTATCCTGCCGGATGCAACCATGCTGCTGAACTACATGCTGAACCGCTTCGGCAATATCGTGAAAAATTTGACGGTATTCCCGGAAAATATGAAGCGTAACATGGGCCGCACCTTCGGCGTTCCATTCTCCGGACGCGTCATGACCAAGCTGATCGACAAGGGTTTCAGCCGCGAGCAGGCGTATGATACGGTCCAGCCGCGCGCAATGCAGGCTTGGGAAGAGCAGCGCCAGTTCCGCGATATCGTGGAATCAACGCCTGAAATTACGGAAGCGCTGAGCGCGGAAGATATTGAAGATGCATTCAACCCTTCCTGGCATCTGAAGCATGTAGATACGATATTCAAAAAGCTTGGCCTGATTTAA
- the purK gene encoding 5-(carboxyamino)imidazole ribonucleotide synthase, with protein MSKELQSRHQMDTKTLLPGATIGILGGGQLGRMMALAGTAMGYRFITLDPTPGAPCGQVTPQIEASYSDEAAARNLALASDVITYEFENVDADVAALLEKESYVPQGSTLLYTTQHRLREKRAMESAGIPVAPYREITDLPSLIKAAEELGLPCVLKTATGGYDGKGQAVIRSSEELEAAYGELAASGRELVLEKFIAFQAEISVIAARSPKGEVKSFPVSENIHVDGILHLSIVPARVEESIQREARKLAEKLAESLNVAGLLAVEMFVTEDGGLYVNEVAPRPHNSGHYTMEACATSQFEQHVRAICNLPLGDTTLLSPVVMVNVLGQHLEEVVKQAGVPDDALDEYGAVPKLHLYGKNESKTGRKMGHINLLCKDVQHALDWIEQTHIWRQG; from the coding sequence ATGAGTAAAGAACTGCAGAGCAGACATCAGATGGATACGAAAACGCTGCTTCCCGGCGCAACGATTGGTATTTTGGGCGGAGGACAGCTTGGACGCATGATGGCGCTCGCCGGAACGGCAATGGGATACCGGTTCATTACGCTGGACCCGACGCCGGGAGCCCCATGCGGGCAGGTTACACCACAGATTGAAGCATCTTATAGCGACGAAGCGGCAGCGCGGAATTTGGCTTTGGCATCGGATGTCATTACGTATGAATTTGAAAATGTGGACGCGGATGTAGCTGCCCTGCTCGAAAAGGAATCGTACGTACCGCAGGGAAGCACGCTGCTCTACACAACTCAGCACAGACTGCGGGAGAAACGGGCAATGGAGTCCGCAGGAATACCCGTAGCACCATACCGCGAGATTACGGATTTGCCGAGCCTGATCAAGGCGGCAGAAGAGCTGGGTCTACCCTGTGTGCTGAAAACGGCTACCGGCGGTTATGATGGAAAGGGACAAGCGGTCATTCGCTCAAGCGAAGAACTGGAAGCAGCTTATGGGGAACTGGCGGCTTCTGGGAGAGAGCTGGTGCTGGAGAAGTTTATCGCTTTCCAAGCGGAGATTTCCGTTATTGCGGCGCGAAGCCCGAAGGGGGAAGTGAAGAGCTTTCCCGTCTCGGAAAATATCCACGTGGACGGCATCCTGCATCTGTCCATCGTGCCGGCAAGAGTAGAGGAAAGTATCCAGCGTGAAGCGCGGAAGCTGGCGGAAAAGCTCGCGGAAAGCCTGAATGTGGCTGGCCTTCTCGCCGTGGAAATGTTCGTGACGGAGGACGGCGGGCTGTATGTGAATGAAGTAGCCCCCCGCCCTCACAATTCCGGACATTACACGATGGAGGCATGTGCAACCTCGCAGTTTGAGCAGCATGTGCGGGCAATCTGCAATCTGCCGCTCGGAGATACCACGCTTCTCAGTCCCGTTGTTATGGTGAACGTGCTGGGACAGCATTTGGAAGAAGTCGTGAAGCAGGCAGGCGTGCCGGATGATGCATTGGACGAATACGGCGCCGTGCCTAAGCTTCATTTATATGGAAAGAATGAGAGCAAGACTGGCCGCAAAATGGGCCATATCAACCTGTTATGCAAGGATGTTCAGCATGCGCTGGACTGGATCGAACAAACTCACATTTGGAGGCAAGGATAA
- the purE gene encoding 5-(carboxyamino)imidazole ribonucleotide mutase: MSASVAVIMGSKSDWETMQHACIVLDELNIPYEKKVVSAHRTPDLMFTFAEEAAQRGIKVIIAGAGGAAHLPGMVAAKTVLPVIGVPVQTKALNGLDSLLSIVQMPGGIPVATVAIGQAGATNAGLLAAQIIGASDPVIQNRVQARRDHIRNEVLESSDLL; the protein is encoded by the coding sequence ATGTCAGCATCGGTCGCTGTCATCATGGGCAGCAAATCGGATTGGGAAACGATGCAGCACGCTTGCATAGTGCTTGATGAACTGAATATTCCTTATGAGAAAAAGGTCGTATCCGCGCATCGTACGCCGGATTTGATGTTTACCTTTGCGGAAGAAGCTGCGCAGCGGGGCATTAAGGTCATCATCGCGGGTGCGGGCGGTGCCGCGCATTTGCCGGGGATGGTTGCCGCCAAAACGGTGCTCCCTGTAATCGGCGTACCGGTGCAGACCAAAGCACTGAACGGACTGGACTCACTGCTTTCGATCGTACAAATGCCTGGAGGAATCCCAGTCGCTACAGTGGCCATCGGTCAGGCTGGAGCGACGAATGCAGGACTGTTGGCAGCCCAGATCATTGGAGCTTCTGATCCTGTCATTCAAAACCGGGTGCAGGCACGGCGGGATCATATCCGTAATGAAGTGCTGGAAAGCAGTGACTTGCTATGA
- a CDS encoding universal stress protein, producing the protein MLFSKILLAYDGSKASNKALDRAIELAHAAPGSVIQVLHAFDFPRVFIGEGLAPIPASVNKDFYDLAEQTVDEAKKRLTDAGVSFNVEMIQGAPAETILRYAKEKDSDVIIIGSRGLGGIREFVLGSVSHNVVQHARIPVLVIK; encoded by the coding sequence ATGTTATTCTCCAAAATTCTTCTGGCTTATGATGGTTCCAAAGCTTCCAATAAGGCTCTTGATCGTGCGATTGAATTAGCTCATGCAGCACCAGGCTCGGTCATTCAGGTCCTGCATGCATTCGATTTTCCGCGTGTCTTTATCGGTGAAGGCCTCGCTCCGATTCCAGCATCTGTCAACAAGGATTTTTATGATCTGGCTGAACAGACCGTTGACGAAGCGAAAAAGCGCTTGACGGACGCGGGCGTAAGCTTCAACGTGGAGATGATCCAGGGAGCTCCTGCAGAAACCATTTTGAGATATGCCAAGGAAAAAGACTCGGATGTCATAATTATTGGCAGCCGCGGTTTAGGCGGAATTCGTGAATTCGTGCTTGGTAGTGTCAGCCACAACGTGGTGCAGCATGCCCGTATACCTGTTCTTGTGATTAAGTAA
- a CDS encoding DUF1294 domain-containing protein, whose protein sequence is MRTALWVWFIFINAVGYLVMSEDKRRARNRRDRVPERTLFLLAAIGGSLGVWIAMYRKRHKTRHLSFRIGIPLLLFVNAVLYAYFLS, encoded by the coding sequence GTGAGAACAGCCCTATGGGTATGGTTTATTTTCATCAATGCAGTGGGCTACCTGGTGATGTCCGAGGATAAAAGAAGAGCAAGGAACAGGCGCGACCGCGTACCTGAGAGAACCCTTTTTTTACTGGCGGCAATCGGCGGATCTCTTGGTGTGTGGATCGCGATGTACCGCAAGCGCCATAAGACGCGCCATCTGAGTTTTCGCATTGGCATCCCTCTGCTATTGTTTGTGAATGCCGTTCTGTACGCCTATTTTTTAAGCTAG
- a CDS encoding DNA topoisomerase III, translating to MKSLVLAEKPSVAREIARVMGSREKHKGYFEGPQYIVTWALGHLVGLAEPEDYDHKYATWNLEDLPILPATMKLKVLRETGQQFRVVQQMIKRQDVNKLIIATDAAREGELLARWILKMAHWNKPFQRLWISSQTDKAIKEGFASLRPGNQFDRLYESARCRAEADWMIGLNVTRALTVKYSAQLSAGRVQTPSLGMIMDRENEIVNFRSQEYDTLKADFGNFSANWRGKNGDARIFERQNTDSLKKKLEGQYGKITQVKKSEKVEPHPLAYDLTELQRDANRKYGFSAKQTSNVLQRLYEQYKLVTYPRTDSRYLTSDMVHTLKERLESVAIGPYATLARPLLRKNLPITKRIVDDSKVSDHHAIIPTEETVLLNQLNTEERKLYDLIVRRFISLFYPPARYDNVSVIVQVEGEQLHVKGTTIKDAGWREVYGAEVDDLSDDDNDGDTDDSSSLLPELHEGDSVKVQRVHVQGGRTLPPKRYTEASLLSQMEKHGLGTPATRADIIEKLINSDTIERQGNLLHPTGKGKQLIELVAPELRTPELTARWEAELEKIARGQGQPEPFLQGIRSMSKDLVTGVKNSSAGYKPHNVSNSHCPQCGTKLLEKKGKRGKMLICPSDDCGYRRSDEKRLSNRRCPQCHKKMEMKEGKAGMYVQCLSCGITETMNKDNKHVNKKEARKLVQQYSSQESSAVSNLGELLKAAMEQKNDK from the coding sequence ATGAAATCACTCGTATTAGCTGAAAAACCATCCGTGGCACGTGAAATTGCGCGGGTCATGGGAAGCAGGGAAAAGCACAAGGGATATTTTGAAGGCCCTCAATATATTGTCACATGGGCACTGGGTCATTTGGTAGGACTGGCTGAGCCGGAAGATTATGACCATAAATATGCAACATGGAATCTTGAGGATCTGCCCATCCTGCCGGCAACGATGAAGCTGAAGGTGCTGCGGGAAACTGGCCAGCAGTTCAGGGTCGTTCAGCAGATGATTAAGCGTCAGGATGTAAACAAGCTGATTATAGCGACGGATGCGGCACGCGAAGGGGAACTCCTGGCACGCTGGATTTTGAAAATGGCCCACTGGAACAAGCCGTTCCAGCGCCTATGGATTTCGTCCCAGACGGATAAAGCGATCAAGGAAGGTTTTGCGTCTTTGCGTCCGGGTAACCAGTTTGATCGATTATATGAATCGGCACGATGCCGGGCCGAAGCAGACTGGATGATTGGACTTAACGTAACGCGTGCCCTGACAGTCAAGTATAGTGCCCAGTTGTCCGCAGGCCGCGTACAGACGCCTTCGCTTGGTATGATCATGGACAGGGAAAATGAAATCGTGAATTTTCGTTCCCAGGAATATGACACACTGAAGGCGGATTTCGGAAACTTTTCGGCAAACTGGCGTGGGAAAAATGGGGACGCACGCATCTTTGAACGCCAAAATACGGATTCGTTAAAGAAGAAGCTGGAGGGACAATACGGCAAGATTACGCAGGTGAAAAAGTCGGAGAAGGTCGAGCCGCATCCGCTTGCGTATGACCTGACCGAGCTTCAGAGAGATGCAAACCGTAAATATGGATTCTCCGCAAAGCAGACATCCAATGTACTGCAGCGTCTGTATGAGCAATATAAGCTGGTTACATATCCACGTACGGACAGCCGTTATTTGACTTCTGACATGGTTCACACCTTGAAGGAGCGACTTGAGAGCGTGGCCATCGGCCCCTATGCGACACTTGCCCGTCCATTGCTGCGCAAGAATCTGCCGATAACCAAACGGATTGTCGATGATTCGAAGGTCAGTGACCATCATGCGATCATTCCGACGGAAGAGACCGTGCTGCTGAATCAGCTGAATACGGAGGAGCGCAAGCTCTATGATCTGATTGTGCGCCGCTTTATCAGTCTGTTCTATCCTCCTGCACGTTACGACAATGTGAGCGTCATTGTACAGGTCGAGGGAGAGCAGCTGCATGTCAAAGGTACGACGATCAAGGATGCAGGCTGGCGCGAGGTCTATGGGGCTGAAGTGGATGATCTATCCGATGATGACAATGATGGGGATACGGATGACAGTTCTTCATTGCTCCCTGAGCTTCATGAGGGAGACTCTGTCAAAGTGCAGCGTGTTCATGTTCAAGGAGGAAGAACGCTTCCGCCGAAGCGTTACACAGAAGCAAGCCTGCTCTCGCAAATGGAAAAGCACGGACTTGGCACGCCTGCCACCCGGGCGGATATCATTGAGAAGCTGATTAACTCCGACACGATTGAGCGTCAGGGCAATCTTTTGCATCCGACAGGAAAAGGTAAGCAGCTGATTGAGCTGGTTGCGCCTGAGCTGCGTACGCCGGAGCTTACCGCCCGCTGGGAAGCCGAGCTTGAGAAAATCGCCCGTGGTCAAGGACAGCCGGAGCCTTTCCTTCAGGGAATTCGGAGCATGTCCAAGGATCTGGTTACCGGGGTGAAAAATAGCTCTGCCGGCTACAAGCCTCACAACGTATCCAACAGCCACTGCCCGCAATGCGGCACAAAACTTTTGGAGAAGAAGGGCAAGCGTGGCAAAATGCTGATTTGTCCAAGTGATGATTGCGGCTACCGTCGCTCCGATGAAAAGCGTCTGTCGAACCGCCGTTGTCCGCAGTGCCATAAGAAGATGGAGATGAAGGAAGGCAAGGCTGGTATGTATGTGCAGTGCCTGTCCTGCGGAATTACCGAGACGATGAATAAGGACAATAAGCATGTGAATAAGAAGGAAGCACGTAAGCTTGTCCAGCAATATTCCAGCCAGGAATCGTCTGCTGTCTCTAATTTGGGTGAACTGCTAAAAGCCGCTATGGAGCAAAAAAACGATAAGTAA